DNA from Asanoa sp. WMMD1127:
CTGGTCTCGGCGTACGCGTACCCGGCCGCCGTGGCGACCTCGGCCATCGTCAGGCTGGCCGGCCCCGTCACGTCGTGGTGCGAGTCGGTGGGCTCGCCGAGCGCGAGCGCGGCGAGGCAGGCGGCCACGTCGTCGCGGGCGACCAGGCTGACGCGGTCGTCAGCGGCGGCCGGCAGCGCGACCGACCCGGTGCCGGCGGCGACCTGCCGCATGAGGTCCAGGACGAACTCGGTGTAGAGCCCGGCCCGGACGACGGAGTGCGGCTGCCCGCCGGCGCGCAGCAGGCGTTCGGTGTCGCCGTTGGTGAACGCGTAACAGAACGGGGACTCCAGCGCGACGTCGAGCCCGCTGAGCTGCACGACGTGCCTGACGCCCCGGTCGGCGGCGGCCGCGAGCACGTTGCGGTGGTGGACGACCACCCGGGCCGCCTCGCCGTCGCTGGACACGAACACGAGCGTGTCGACCCCGTCGAGCGCGGCCCGCAGGGCGCCGGGATCGTCGTACGGCGCCGTCCGGCTCGACAGCGCGACCACCTCGTGCCCGCCCGTCGCCGTCAACAGCTCGACGACCCGCCCGCCGACGCGCCCCGTGCCTCCGGTGACCGCGATCCTCATCCACGCCTCCCCATACTCGGCGCCTACAGCCTGCCCTCCACCGCCGACCGCCGCGTCGGCAGCGGCGCGGGCGCCGGCAACGGTCACACTAGGGCCCGGTCAGCACGAGCTCGGCCGTCTCCAGCAGCGTCCGGCGGACCAGGGCGTCCGGCACGTCGCCGAGGGTCGCGCCGGCGGTCAGGGCCGCGCGCAGCAGTTCCATGACCGCTACCGCGCGGATCCGGGCCACCGGTGTGGGCGCCGGGCCCGCGAGCCAGTCGCGCAGCCGGCTGTTGGTCTCGACGATGTCGCCGATCAACGGCGCCAACGCGGGGAGGATGCCGGCGGTGTCGCGCAGGAAAAGGTTGGCGACCGCGCGGTGGGCCAGCATCGTGTCGACACAGCGGCGGAGCACCCGGCGTACGTCCTCGGGGGTGTGCGGGCTGGCCTCGGCCGCCGTGACGACGTCGTGCCACTGCGTGAGCAGCGGCCGGACCACCGCGACCAAGAGGTCCTGTTTGGACGGGTAATGGTAGTAGAGCGACGCCTTCGTGATGCCCACCCGGTCGGCGATCTCGCGCAGGCTCGCAGTGGCGTACCCGCGGTCCAGGAACAGCGCGAGCGCCTGCTCGCGGATTCGGTCGCTCGTCGCGCCGCTGACGTCCATGGGCCACCTCGTCACGCCAACTCAGCCGGCTCTCAGCCGCGCCCCGCGAGGATATGGGGCGGCGCGGGGCGGCGCCAGCGGCGTACGATCTCATCTACCGTGCGGCAGGTTGGGGGAGCGATGTTCGAACGGTTGGGGCGGTTCGTCGTCTACAAGCGATGGTGGGTCATCGGGGCGTGGCTGATAGCCGCGGCCGCGACGGTCGCCTTCGCGCCGTCGCTCGGCGACGTGACGACGTCTGATCAGGCAGAGTTCCTGCCGAGCCGCTACGAGTCGATCCAGGCGACCGAGATCGCCCAGAGCGCGTTCGGGCGCACAGACGGCGCCACCGCGACGATCGTGGTCAAGCGGGCCGACGGCGGGCCGCTGACCGAGGCCGACCAGGCCACCGTGGGCAAGCTGGCCGAGACGATCTCGGCGGCCGGCATCCCCAAGGTGACCGGCGCCGTCACCGCGCCGCAGGCGGTCTCGCCCAACCGGCTCGTCCAGCTCGTCACCGTCGGCCTCGGCGACAACCCGCAGGACCCGACGTTGACCGCGGCGATCGCCGACATCCGCACCGCCAGCGATCCGGTGCTCGCCGACACCGGGCTGCAACGCCTGGTCACCGGCGACATCGCGATGTACGCCGACAACGAGGACGCGTTCAACGACGCGTTGGTCATCGTCGGCGCCGCGACCTTCATCCTGATCATCGCGCTGCTGCTGATCATCTATCGGAGCCCGCTGGCGGCCCTGCTGCCGATCGTCACGGTCGGCGTCGTGACCACGGTCTCGACCGGCCTGATCGCGACGATGGCCAAGCTGTTCGGCATGGACGCCGATCCGTCGATCGAGATCATTTTGACCATCGTGCTGTACGGCGTCGGCACCGACTACATCCTGTTCCTGCTCTTCCGTTTCCGTGAGCGCCTGCGCGCCGGCGACCAGGTGAAGCCCGCGCTGGTCACCTCGGTGCACCGGGTCGGTGAGGTGATCGCCTCCGCGGCCGGCGCCATCGTCATCGCGTTCCTCGCGCTGCTGCTCGCGGTGTTCGGCGCGTTCCGCAGCCTCGGCCCGGCGCTGGCGATCGCCGTCGTCATCATGGGCCTCGCGGCGGTCACGCTCGTCCCGGCCGTGGTCTCGCTGACCGGCACGGCGGTGTTCTGGCCGTCCAAGAGCTGGAAGCGCACCCCGAAGGGCACGACCTTCCAGCGGCTGGGCCGGTTCACCGGTCGCCGGCCGGTGGTGGTCGCCGTGCTCTCCGGCGGCCTGATGATCGGCCTGGCGGTCGGCTCGCTGTTCATGAAGACCGACTACGACCAGAACGCGCAGCTGCCCAGCGGCACCGAGTCGGCCGAGGGCTACGAGGCGCTGCAGGCGGGCTTCCCGGCCGGCGCGCTGGCGCCGACCCAGATCGTGTTCAAGGCCGACAACGGTGGGCGGATCGACCCTGCCTCGTTGACCGCGGCCGCCGACAAGCTGCGCGGCGTGCCAGGCGTCGGCAGCATCATGCCCGGCCCCGACGGGAGCCCGGCCACGGTCAGCCCGGACGGCACGGTCGCGCGCGTCGACCTGTTGCTGGCCGGCAGCCCCTATTCCAACGAGGCGCTCGACCTCGCGGGCGGTGAGCTGCGCGACGTGGCGCACGCGGCGGCACCGCCGGGCACGCAGGCCTACGTGGGTGGCCTCAGCTCGGTGTTCGCCGACATCAAGGACGCCAACGACCGCGACCTGCGGGTCATCTTCCCGGTCGCCGGCCTGCTGATCGCCGTGATCCTCGCGCTGCTGCTGCGCAGCCTGGTCGCGCCGCTCTACCTGATCGTCGCTGTCGTGCTCGGCTTCTTCGCGACGCTCGGCGCGACGGTCATCGCGTTCCAGGGCATCGGCGGCCGACCGGGCCTGTCGTTCACGCTGCCGATCATCCTCTACCTGTTCGTGGTCGCGATCGGCACCGACTACAACATCCTGATGATCGCCCGACTACGCGAGGAGGCGCGGCTCGGCCACGATCCCCGCACCGCCGCGGATCTGGCGGTCGAACACGGCGGCCCCTCCGTGGCCGCGGCCGGGCTGATCCTCGCCGGCACGTTCGCCTCGATGTTGTTGGCCGGCATCGCGTTCCTGATGGAGATGGGCTTCTCGGTCTCGGTCGGCATCCTCATCGCGGCGTTCGTGATGGCCATGTTCCTCGTGCCGAGCGTCACGGCGCTGGTCGGCCGCCGCGCCTGGTGGCCCGGCCACACCGACACCGGGCCACCGGCGCCGGCCGAACCGGACCTCGCGTTGGCGGGCCGGCCCGCCAACGAATGACGGTGTCCACTGTCGATTGACGACGGACCGAACAGGAAAGGATGCGGAGCGCAGCCGGCCGATGATTTCTCGATCGCATGCATTGACAGCGGTCGAGAAACCTGGGACACCTATCAGGTCATCGGCTCCTCGAGAAAGAGAAAGGCTGTATCCGACATGAATTTCCTCTTCGCCGTCATCATCGGCGTGGTCATTGGTCTGGTTGGTGGGCTGGCTCTGCGGGGCCGGCAGCCCAACGCCATCTGGCTCGCCCCCGCGCTCGCCGTGGCCGGCGCCCTCGTCGCCGCGGTGCTCGCGCTGATCTTCGGCGACGACCGGCAATACGGATGGAAGGAAATCACGCTGCAGATCGTCCTGGCGATCGCCGGCGTGGCCGTCACCTATTTCCTCGGCGCCCGCAAGCCGGCCGACACCGCGGCCACGCCCGCGCCGTGAGATAGCTGTGGCGGTCCGGGAAACCGGACCGCCACATCGGCACTCCCGCCTCAGAGCGCGGCATCCGCCGCCTGGATCTCCTTGCGGAACTTGGCGTGCGACCACGTCTTCTCGTCGCCGACGTTGATTCGCGCCCAGATGCCCTTCGCAGGGCCGATCCGCGTCTGCCGGGGCAGGCGGCGCACCACGTCCTGCGGCTTGGTCCCGTTCCAGTCGGTCGCGAAGACCACAATGGACCGATCCGTCACGGCGACGATCCGCCGCCGCACCATTGCCTGACCGAACAGGCCGGCGAACCCGCTGAGCCAGGGCGACGCCCCGGACTGCGCCAGGAAGACCTGTTGCACCTGCTCGCCCGGCAGCAACGGCTGCGTCCGAGCGACCAGCTTGTCGCGCATACTCATCCCCGTGCGTTCCTCTCCACTGCGTTGATCAATCGCCGCAGTGTAGAGCCTGTCACCACGGCACGACGTCCGGATGGGGCGGCGGATCCACGGAGACCTTTCCGGTGCCTACCACCGCTCCGGCGGTGTCGAGGGCTTCGAAGGTGAGACGGGGCGCGTCCGGAGCGAGCAGCGTGGCCGCCCGGCCGCGTACGTCGGCGCTGTCGATGACCGTCCCGTCGCGGACGGCGCGCACCGTGCGGACGCCGTCGGGCACGAGGACCAGCACGTCGGCGCCGCCGCCGAACTGCACGGGCAGCACGATGTCCGGATCGGCCGGGTCCTGGGCGACCCAGGTGCCTGTGACCTCGTCGCCGACCCCGACCCTGAGGTGCCAACCCCCGCCGGCCCCTGGGGTGGTGACGACCGCCGCTTTCGCGCCGTCGAGCACGCCACCCCAGAGCACCCGGGCGGGGCCGGTGGTCTGGTTGGCGTTGGTCCGCATGGCGTCGAGGGTCTCTCGCGCCTGTTCCCGGTCGACCTGACCACGGGCACCGACCACCGCCGCTTCGAGCTCGGCGTCGGTGACCGGCTCGGTGCCCCGCACGGTCGGCGCGGGCCGCTCCTCCTTGACCACGCCGTCGCACACGACGCGCCACCACTCCGCGCGTTCGGTCGCGGCGTCACGCACCACATAGGACCCCGTCGGCTCGGCCGTCCACGTGTCGACGGCGGGCAGTGGCGCGGACTCCACGACGCATCCGGCCGGGGCCAGCCCGACCGCGACGGCGGACGCCTCCGCACCCGGGCTCGAGGGCTGGAAGCGCACCTCGAACGGCTCGAGCCCGTCCCCGATGCCGGCCGTAGCGGCGGGATCGGCCAGCTCCGCCGCCGACGCGCCCGGTCGGGCCACCAGCCACGCGTTGGCGTTCTCCCACGCCGTCACCGGGTCCGGCACGGCGAGGTGGAACGCGACGAACGCCACCCGGGCCGCGCCGACGTCGTCGACGTAGAGGACGTTGACCTCGCTGACCGCGTCGGTCACCCCCTGGTACGCCCCGGCCCGCTGCCGCTCGCCCACCAGCCGGGTCAGGTCGGCGACGAAGCGCGGATCGGATGCGCCGACCGCGCCACGCGCCGGACTCAGCCGCAGCCGCTCGGCCCAGCCGTGGATGTCCTGCGGCTGCTCGGTCCGCCCGATCGTCGGGTCGCCCTCGGGCAGCTGGGGCACCGCGACGGTCACGGCCGCGACCACCGCCAGCGCCGCACCCGCCACCGCGATCCGGCGCCGCCGCACCCGGGTCCGCCGGATCCGCAGGCGCCCGTAGGGATCC
Protein-coding regions in this window:
- a CDS encoding MMPL family transporter, whose protein sequence is MFERLGRFVVYKRWWVIGAWLIAAAATVAFAPSLGDVTTSDQAEFLPSRYESIQATEIAQSAFGRTDGATATIVVKRADGGPLTEADQATVGKLAETISAAGIPKVTGAVTAPQAVSPNRLVQLVTVGLGDNPQDPTLTAAIADIRTASDPVLADTGLQRLVTGDIAMYADNEDAFNDALVIVGAATFILIIALLLIIYRSPLAALLPIVTVGVVTTVSTGLIATMAKLFGMDADPSIEIILTIVLYGVGTDYILFLLFRFRERLRAGDQVKPALVTSVHRVGEVIASAAGAIVIAFLALLLAVFGAFRSLGPALAIAVVIMGLAAVTLVPAVVSLTGTAVFWPSKSWKRTPKGTTFQRLGRFTGRRPVVVAVLSGGLMIGLAVGSLFMKTDYDQNAQLPSGTESAEGYEALQAGFPAGALAPTQIVFKADNGGRIDPASLTAAADKLRGVPGVGSIMPGPDGSPATVSPDGTVARVDLLLAGSPYSNEALDLAGGELRDVAHAAAPPGTQAYVGGLSSVFADIKDANDRDLRVIFPVAGLLIAVILALLLRSLVAPLYLIVAVVLGFFATLGATVIAFQGIGGRPGLSFTLPIILYLFVVAIGTDYNILMIARLREEARLGHDPRTAADLAVEHGGPSVAAAGLILAGTFASMLLAGIAFLMEMGFSVSVGILIAAFVMAMFLVPSVTALVGRRAWWPGHTDTGPPAPAEPDLALAGRPANE
- a CDS encoding TetR/AcrR family transcriptional regulator — translated: MDVSGATSDRIREQALALFLDRGYATASLREIADRVGITKASLYYHYPSKQDLLVAVVRPLLTQWHDVVTAAEASPHTPEDVRRVLRRCVDTMLAHRAVANLFLRDTAGILPALAPLIGDIVETNSRLRDWLAGPAPTPVARIRAVAVMELLRAALTAGATLGDVPDALVRRTLLETAELVLTGP
- a CDS encoding NmrA family NAD(P)-binding protein, with amino-acid sequence MRIAVTGGTGRVGGRVVELLTATGGHEVVALSSRTAPYDDPGALRAALDGVDTLVFVSSDGEAARVVVHHRNVLAAAADRGVRHVVQLSGLDVALESPFCYAFTNGDTERLLRAGGQPHSVVRAGLYTEFVLDLMRQVAAGTGSVALPAAADDRVSLVARDDVAACLAALALGEPTDSHHDVTGPASLTMAEVATAAGYAYAETSPAEFAAALGRLGEEQWWIYAYASMFASVRQGRWAATGDAVEKLTGRPPIALA